One Lactobacillus sp. CBA3606 DNA segment encodes these proteins:
- a CDS encoding helix-turn-helix domain-containing protein — MNYTETICAAQQGDPIAMAKLIKEFQPLIINITTWGHSYFDEDRYQILNEHFIHTVHKFNLERYLE; from the coding sequence ATGAATTATACCGAAACGATTTGTGCAGCTCAACAAGGTGATCCAATTGCCATGGCAAAGCTTATTAAAGAATTTCAGCCATTAATTATCAACATCACTACTTGGGGCCATTCATATTTTGACGAGGATCGTTACCAAATATTAAACGAACACTTTATCCACACTGTTCATAAATTCAATTTAGAACGCTATCTAGAGTAA
- a CDS encoding DNA-directed RNA polymerase sigma-70 factor, which translates to MSDQDVKQAFSHYAKLSLVNKTRSLYVEEQHKVPEVPLNEETLEYLIDEMLPGVKLIKAEQAAHLEEYFINERLVISIARLTDPQKKLLYYKYVEQLSDKAIGQILHVSSQAISKQHRKVLSKIAATFFD; encoded by the coding sequence ATGTCTGATCAAGATGTCAAACAAGCATTTTCGCATTATGCCAAGCTATCACTGGTAAACAAGACTCGCTCACTTTATGTGGAGGAGCAGCACAAAGTTCCTGAAGTTCCACTAAATGAGGAAACGCTGGAATACCTGATTGATGAGATGCTACCGGGCGTTAAATTAATTAAAGCGGAACAAGCAGCACACCTTGAAGAGTATTTCATCAATGAAAGGCTGGTTATTTCAATAGCCAGATTGACCGATCCACAAAAGAAATTACTCTATTATAAATATGTTGAGCAGCTTTCGGATAAAGCTATCGGACAAATCTTGCACGTTAGTAGTCAAGCGATTTCTAAACAGCATCGCAAGGTCTTAAGCAAAATTGCTGCTACTTTCTTCGACTAA
- a CDS encoding BlaI/MecI/CopY family transcriptional regulator, with amino-acid sequence MLNREVCCVTNAEYEVLRIIWHYPGISTKDICKEIKKRKNWQLSTIKTLLLRLENKTLIVKNTYYHQAHYYAQYSESIVVSAFIKRLLSRRETLSQEEFLELVENNLQNNSSDIGGLKINEKT; translated from the coding sequence TTGTTAAATCGCGAAGTTTGTTGTGTGACCAATGCTGAATATGAAGTCCTGCGAATTATTTGGCACTATCCGGGAATTTCAACCAAAGATATTTGTAAGGAAATAAAAAAGCGAAAGAATTGGCAACTTAGTACTATAAAGACATTATTATTACGACTTGAAAATAAGACTTTGATTGTTAAGAATACCTACTATCATCAGGCTCATTATTATGCCCAATATAGTGAATCAATAGTCGTCTCTGCCTTTATCAAAAGGTTGCTTTCTAGGCGAGAAACCTTGTCACAAGAAGAATTCTTAGAACTTGTGGAAAATAATCTCCAAAATAACTCCAGTGACATTGGTGGGCTGAAAATAAATGAAAAAACTTAA
- a CDS encoding heavy-metal-associated domain-containing protein, with protein MKKLKLTLDKMCCENAVKRIFFELHSINGVEETHFDLASRSVLIYLQAGTLPAIESKYQDENLINKGCKQDEKQKKETTKSWR; from the coding sequence ATGAAAAAACTTAAACTTACCCTTGATAAAATGTGCTGTGAAAATGCTGTAAAAAGAATTTTTTTTGAGTTACATTCAATTAATGGAGTAGAGGAGACCCATTTTGATTTGGCGAGTCGTTCAGTGTTGATTTATCTTCAAGCAGGCACTTTACCGGCAATAGAGAGTAAATATCAGGATGAAAATTTGATTAATAAAGGATGTAAACAAGATGAAAAACAAAAAAAAGAAACAACAAAATCATGGAGATAA
- a CDS encoding heavy metal translocating P-type ATPase — MKNKKKKQQNHGDNDMQSMDHTHMNMESNGGDMMQHGGQMMHMGNMKRKFWVSLIFSLPIIALSPMLKFSFMPNLVFPGSEWLVLILATFLYIYGGAPFIKGAKAELKERKPEMMTLVALGITVSYFYSLYAFTINQFFVADTHVMDFFWELATLIDIMLLGHWIEMDAVMAAGNALEKMAALLPNTATIVADNGDHIEKPLNEVVIGESVIVKAGEKIPTDGIILDGNTTVNEALVTGESKAVTKMKNDKVIGGSTNGSGAIMVKVTGTGQSGYLAQVMQMVSNAQKEQSKAEGVADKVAGLLVYAAVSAAILTFIVWLLVSGDFNLALERTVTVLVIACPHALGLAIPLVVARSTSIGAQNGLLTRKRQALEDATELDAILMDKTGTLTEGNFAVNDYKATDTAYSNEQILSLMGALESGSSHPLSVGILSKLKELNLKTIKAKNIQNLPGVGIQGEINKKNMTIVNEKYLRENKIKYDKNTASKLASAGNTVSFLLVANINVGFVAQGDQIKPASIALINGLKAQHIRPVMLTGDNQQVAQQVAERLGIDRQDVHAELKPDDKEKIVKQYQDKGFKVAMVGDGVNDAPSLVRANVGIAIGAGTDVAVDSADIVLVRSDPADILNFLKLAKHTTRKMVQNLWFGAGYNIFAIPLAAGVLAFAGIVLSPALGAVLMGLSTIIVAINAQTLRIGK; from the coding sequence ATGAAAAACAAAAAAAAGAAACAACAAAATCATGGAGATAATGATATGCAATCAATGGATCATACTCATATGAATATGGAATCCAATGGTGGCGACATGATGCAACACGGTGGACAAATGATGCATATGGGGAATATGAAACGTAAATTTTGGGTATCACTGATTTTTTCACTTCCAATCATTGCATTATCACCTATGCTAAAATTCAGCTTTATGCCTAATCTAGTTTTTCCAGGTTCAGAGTGGTTAGTATTGATCTTGGCTACTTTTCTTTATATTTATGGTGGTGCACCATTCATTAAAGGTGCAAAAGCCGAATTAAAGGAAAGAAAACCAGAAATGATGACGCTTGTAGCGTTAGGCATAACTGTCTCCTATTTCTATAGTCTCTATGCTTTCACTATAAATCAATTTTTTGTAGCAGATACCCACGTTATGGATTTCTTTTGGGAGTTAGCTACATTGATCGATATCATGTTGCTAGGTCATTGGATTGAAATGGATGCCGTTATGGCAGCAGGAAATGCACTTGAAAAAATGGCGGCTTTGCTACCTAATACTGCTACTATTGTTGCTGATAACGGTGATCATATTGAAAAACCACTAAATGAAGTTGTGATTGGTGAATCAGTAATTGTTAAGGCAGGTGAGAAAATACCTACTGATGGTATTATTCTTGATGGAAATACAACTGTGAATGAAGCTTTAGTCACCGGTGAATCTAAAGCAGTAACTAAAATGAAAAATGATAAGGTTATTGGTGGATCCACTAACGGCTCTGGTGCCATTATGGTTAAGGTAACTGGAACTGGACAGTCTGGCTATTTAGCACAAGTTATGCAAATGGTAAGTAACGCACAAAAGGAGCAGTCTAAGGCAGAGGGCGTTGCTGATAAAGTTGCAGGACTATTGGTTTACGCAGCAGTTAGTGCTGCTATTCTTACCTTTATTGTGTGGTTATTGGTTTCAGGTGACTTTAATCTGGCATTAGAACGTACCGTTACGGTTCTGGTTATTGCATGCCCACATGCTTTAGGTCTTGCCATTCCGCTAGTAGTTGCGCGTTCAACCTCAATCGGTGCACAAAATGGATTGTTAACTAGAAAACGCCAAGCGTTAGAAGATGCTACTGAGTTAGATGCTATTCTTATGGATAAGACGGGTACTCTGACTGAAGGTAACTTTGCAGTAAATGACTATAAGGCTACAGACACAGCATATTCAAATGAACAAATTCTATCGTTGATGGGTGCACTTGAATCTGGCTCAAGCCATCCATTATCGGTTGGTATCTTGTCAAAATTAAAAGAGCTAAATTTAAAAACTATTAAAGCAAAAAATATTCAAAACCTTCCTGGCGTAGGAATACAAGGCGAAATTAATAAAAAAAATATGACGATTGTTAATGAAAAGTATTTGCGTGAAAATAAAATCAAGTACGACAAAAATACAGCCAGTAAGTTAGCGTCTGCTGGTAACACAGTTAGTTTTCTCCTTGTTGCAAATATTAATGTTGGTTTTGTGGCCCAAGGTGACCAAATTAAACCAGCGTCAATAGCATTGATCAATGGACTTAAAGCACAGCATATTCGTCCAGTTATGTTGACTGGAGATAATCAACAGGTGGCACAGCAAGTGGCTGAACGTCTTGGAATTGATCGACAGGATGTTCATGCCGAATTAAAGCCTGATGATAAGGAGAAGATAGTTAAGCAATATCAAGATAAGGGGTTTAAGGTTGCTATGGTTGGTGACGGTGTTAACGACGCGCCAAGTCTGGTTCGGGCAAATGTTGGGATTGCAATTGGTGCTGGAACCGATGTAGCGGTTGATTCTGCCGATATTGTTTTGGTACGAAGTGATCCGGCTGACATACTGAACTTTCTAAAGTTGGCAAAGCATACGACTAGAAAAATGGTACAAAACTTGTGGTTTGGTGCAGGGTATAACATTTTTGCTATTCCATTAGCTGCCGGAGTATTGGCATTTGCAGGAATTGTATTAAGCCCAGCTTTAGGTGCTGTTCTTATGGGGCTTTCAACTATTATTGTTGCTATCAACGCGCAGACATTACGAATTGGCAAGTAA
- a CDS encoding multicopper oxidase family protein: MQRKRLYLILIGFIIIVIGLNVFWLIKFKQSPVKAGMMPNTSSQITNNKEKQRILNIPPVLKPDSTDANNVYYTLRAQTGMTQLVSGEKTKTYGYNGPFLGPTIRVERGQNIHIHTQNRLKQATSFHWHGAILDDSSDGGPHQTVAAGQNKLISFKVNQPAATLWYHPHAVGSTASQVYNGLAGFLLVDDQNSRQLKLPRNYGKDDFPIVVQDRSFDKNNQLDYKKIVSSNGTLGNTLLINGTQNPYIETTTKYVRLRLLNGSNAREYTFKLDDRSSFYQISTDGGFLKKPVQENKITLAPGERAEIVVDLGHYSQGSQVKLKSADSNILTMKVKNNHDGETKLPRQLTNLQTVTKSGQKVTQNIALSDMGHMVSINNRQFSMNRIDLKVKQNTTQVWKIRNKNNMMGEIHPFHIHGVQFRLLSINNNASPSNMHGWKDTIMTRPGNQYKILIKFTQTGVFMYHCHNLEHEEAGMMGQIRVVP; encoded by the coding sequence GTGCAACGCAAACGGCTTTATTTAATACTCATTGGCTTTATTATTATCGTGATCGGACTCAATGTGTTTTGGTTAATTAAATTTAAGCAATCGCCAGTTAAAGCAGGAATGATGCCAAATACAAGCTCACAAATCACTAATAATAAGGAAAAACAAAGAATATTGAACATTCCTCCTGTATTAAAACCAGATTCAACTGATGCTAACAATGTTTATTACACTTTGCGAGCACAAACAGGTATGACACAGTTAGTATCTGGGGAAAAAACAAAAACGTATGGTTATAATGGCCCATTTCTCGGCCCAACGATTCGAGTTGAAAGAGGGCAGAATATCCATATTCATACTCAAAACCGTTTAAAACAAGCAACTTCTTTTCATTGGCATGGTGCTATTTTAGATGATTCAAGTGATGGTGGTCCACATCAAACAGTTGCAGCAGGACAGAACAAGTTGATAAGTTTTAAAGTTAATCAACCTGCTGCTACGCTCTGGTATCATCCTCATGCTGTTGGTAGTACGGCTAGTCAAGTTTACAATGGACTAGCTGGTTTTTTGTTAGTTGATGACCAAAATAGTCGGCAACTAAAACTACCTAGAAATTATGGCAAAGATGATTTTCCAATTGTAGTACAAGATCGAAGCTTTGATAAAAATAATCAGTTAGATTATAAAAAAATTGTATCTAGTAATGGTACGTTGGGCAATACGTTACTAATAAACGGTACTCAAAATCCATATATCGAAACAACTACTAAATATGTTCGGTTACGCTTATTAAATGGTTCCAATGCTCGTGAATATACCTTTAAATTAGATGATCGTAGTTCCTTTTACCAGATTAGTACTGATGGAGGATTTTTGAAAAAACCGGTCCAAGAAAATAAAATTACGCTTGCACCGGGTGAACGAGCCGAAATCGTTGTTGATTTAGGTCACTATTCACAGGGAAGTCAGGTCAAACTCAAGTCGGCAGACAGCAACATTCTGACGATGAAGGTGAAGAATAATCATGACGGGGAAACAAAATTACCACGACAACTGACTAATCTTCAGACAGTCACTAAGTCAGGACAAAAAGTAACACAAAATATTGCTTTATCGGATATGGGACATATGGTAAGCATCAATAATAGGCAGTTTTCAATGAATCGAATTGATTTGAAAGTAAAGCAAAATACGACGCAGGTTTGGAAGATCCGCAATAAAAATAATATGATGGGTGAAATTCATCCTTTTCATATCCATGGTGTTCAGTTTCGATTATTGAGTATTAATAACAACGCATCACCAAGCAACATGCACGGTTGGAAAGATACGATCATGACAAGACCGGGTAACCAATACAAGATTTTGATTAAATTCACACAAACCGGAGTTTTCATGTATCATTGTCACAATCTTGAACATGAAGAGGCTGGAATGATGGGTCAAATTAGAGTTGTGCCGTAA
- a CDS encoding response regulator transcription factor, whose translation MTKILVVDDEKKIVDIVTAYLIAQKFEVEVAYSGTEALTKFYKGQPNLVVLDLMLPDLDGNEVTKRIRQDSKTPIIMLTAKSSDESIVNGLKSGADDYVVKPFSPRVVVERIKTVLRRVTEEQVEKVLSFNKGQLKIKLESQQVFVCDAEIALTHTEYDILSTMATYYRQIFTREQLIDSTRGIDYDGLDRMIDSHIKNLRRKIEDDSTKPVFIITVHGRGYRFGGSKDE comes from the coding sequence TTGACAAAAATTTTAGTTGTTGACGATGAAAAGAAAATTGTAGATATTGTTACCGCCTATCTAATTGCGCAAAAATTTGAAGTTGAAGTAGCCTATTCTGGAACGGAGGCCTTAACAAAGTTTTATAAGGGACAGCCTAATTTAGTAGTGCTTGATCTTATGCTGCCAGATTTGGATGGTAATGAAGTAACTAAAAGAATACGGCAGGATAGTAAAACACCAATAATTATGTTGACTGCCAAATCAAGCGATGAAAGTATTGTTAATGGACTAAAATCTGGAGCAGATGATTATGTGGTTAAACCTTTTAGTCCACGAGTAGTAGTGGAACGGATAAAAACTGTACTGCGACGTGTCACAGAGGAACAAGTAGAAAAAGTACTTTCTTTTAATAAGGGACAGTTAAAAATAAAACTAGAATCTCAGCAAGTTTTTGTTTGCGACGCAGAAATTGCACTCACACATACAGAGTACGATATTCTGTCAACAATGGCGACCTATTATAGACAAATATTCACTCGTGAACAGTTGATTGATTCAACAAGAGGTATTGACTATGACGGATTAGACCGAATGATTGACTCACATATTAAAAATTTAAGGCGGAAAATTGAAGATGATAGTACTAAGCCAGTTTTTATAATAACTGTTCATGGCCGCGGTTATCGTTTTGGTGGGAGTAAAGACGAATGA
- a CDS encoding HAMP domain-containing sensor histidine kinase — protein sequence MKRQIRTQLIISFLFLVLLIVGSISLMTVSLVSDHFDKYVQQKHDTTLTAYKNELMVSYLTSNGTWKQSKVKKIGARALQDGLILVLKDADNKIVWEPSQTLLHKATNAKNIDSMNKTTEAIKINSKQIAQAQFSHNDALGYTRHDVAFINDLRISLAGISAFVFLVAIIIAVWIARDLSKPLRQIVSFTQAVASGDYRNQLPQQTQIVEINALINVTNELSRQLSKNQALRERLSSDIAHELRTPLTTIQGSLEAMIDGIWPISEARLVSLNDEVIRLTHLINNIENIASIEHSEDKLIKVDTDLSKLIQQVLSNFQSNLEEKKITLDYHTEKVIAVIDPDKINQVITNLLSNAIKFTQTRGKIIIKLKRISDNIVLTVEDNGSGIAEKDVPHIFDHFYMADPARNRQQGGQGIGLAIVKTIVVAHGGSVSVDSKLGIGTIFTVKLPLNN from the coding sequence ATGAAGCGGCAGATTCGAACACAGCTAATAATCTCTTTTCTATTTTTGGTGTTGTTGATTGTTGGTTCAATTAGTTTAATGACAGTAAGCCTGGTCAGTGATCATTTTGATAAATATGTGCAACAAAAACATGATACAACGCTCACTGCATATAAAAATGAATTAATGGTTAGTTATCTGACTAGCAATGGTACTTGGAAACAATCTAAAGTTAAAAAGATTGGTGCTAGAGCACTACAGGATGGCCTTATTTTAGTTTTAAAAGACGCTGATAATAAAATCGTATGGGAACCAAGTCAGACCTTGTTACATAAGGCCACTAATGCTAAAAATATCGATAGTATGAATAAAACGACTGAGGCCATCAAGATTAATTCTAAACAAATTGCCCAAGCACAATTCTCACATAATGATGCTTTAGGTTATACACGACATGATGTGGCGTTTATCAATGATTTACGAATTAGTTTGGCCGGTATCTCGGCCTTTGTTTTTTTAGTCGCGATAATTATTGCGGTATGGATAGCCCGTGATCTAAGTAAGCCGTTACGACAAATTGTATCCTTTACTCAAGCGGTTGCATCTGGTGATTATCGAAATCAATTACCACAACAAACCCAAATTGTAGAAATAAACGCGCTAATAAATGTAACTAATGAGCTCTCACGTCAGTTATCCAAGAATCAGGCTCTGAGAGAACGCTTATCTTCCGATATTGCTCATGAATTACGAACGCCTTTAACAACGATCCAAGGTTCGTTAGAGGCGATGATCGATGGTATTTGGCCAATTAGTGAGGCTAGGTTGGTTAGTTTAAATGATGAAGTCATAAGGCTGACCCACTTAATCAATAACATTGAAAATATCGCTTCAATTGAACATAGTGAGGATAAGTTAATTAAGGTTGATACAGATCTTAGTAAATTAATACAACAAGTTTTAAGTAACTTTCAGAGTAACCTTGAAGAGAAAAAAATAACACTTGATTATCATACTGAGAAAGTTATTGCCGTGATAGATCCAGACAAAATAAATCAGGTTATTACAAATTTATTGTCAAACGCCATAAAATTTACACAAACAAGAGGCAAAATAATAATTAAGTTAAAACGAATATCGGATAACATTGTTTTGACTGTAGAAGATAATGGTAGTGGTATTGCGGAAAAAGACGTACCACATATATTTGATCACTTCTATATGGCTGATCCAGCACGAAATCGACAACAAGGTGGGCAAGGAATTGGTTTAGCAATCGTTAAGACAATTGTGGTGGCTCATGGTGGCTCAGTTTCTGTTGATAGTAAATTAGGTATTGGGACGATTTTTACAGTTAAACTACCATTAAATAACTAA
- the lgt gene encoding prolipoprotein diacylglyceryl transferase, producing MGALNPIAFKLGPFLVHWYGIIIASGAVLGVLLAIKETKQQKISADDIYDLILWALPIGLIGARLYYVIFEWSYYSQHLNEIIAIWQGGIAIYGGLIAGGITLIIFCRRRGLSIWQVLDVVTPGIMLGQVIGRWGNFINQEAFGTVVSRGFLQQLHLPNFIVQQMYIGGAYHQPTFLYESVWNLIGLILLISLRHKKGLFKRGEIALSYAIWYSFGRFFVEGMRTDSLYLFGQVRVSQLLSLVIFVVMIIIFVYRRKQQKISNYLIS from the coding sequence ATGGGGGCATTAAATCCGATTGCGTTTAAACTAGGACCTTTTCTGGTTCATTGGTATGGCATTATTATTGCTAGTGGTGCAGTGCTTGGCGTACTACTTGCAATTAAAGAGACTAAGCAGCAAAAGATTTCTGCGGATGATATTTATGATCTGATACTCTGGGCTTTACCAATTGGCCTGATAGGTGCACGACTTTATTATGTTATTTTTGAATGGTCGTATTATTCGCAACATTTAAATGAGATCATTGCAATTTGGCAAGGCGGAATTGCAATTTATGGCGGTTTGATTGCTGGTGGTATTACATTGATTATCTTCTGCCGGCGACGTGGCCTGTCAATTTGGCAAGTTTTAGATGTTGTTACGCCAGGCATCATGCTAGGACAAGTTATTGGGAGATGGGGGAATTTTATTAATCAGGAAGCTTTTGGTACTGTCGTCTCACGTGGCTTTCTGCAGCAGCTCCATTTACCCAATTTTATCGTACAGCAGATGTATATCGGTGGTGCGTATCATCAACCGACATTTCTATATGAATCGGTATGGAATCTTATTGGATTGATTTTACTTATTAGCTTACGACATAAAAAAGGGCTTTTTAAACGAGGAGAAATTGCGTTAAGCTATGCAATTTGGTATTCGTTTGGTCGATTTTTTGTTGAAGGAATGCGGACTGATAGCCTGTACCTATTTGGACAAGTACGAGTCTCACAATTATTATCATTAGTTATTTTTGTTGTTATGATAATTATCTTCGTTTATCGACGAAAGCAACAAAAGATCTCTAATTATTTAATCAGCTGA
- a CDS encoding ArsC/Spx/MgsR family protein: MINLYFHTSDPAKRKMLDWFRCQKIETQTRNIMQKRLTKLEIRHLFLLSDNGSDDLIATRSKTAREYTFDNSLTFDQLVTIVYKHPKIMKNPIAFNENNLISGFNLEDIGVFIPRIQRKRERLSLFSKLYTVEFG; encoded by the coding sequence ATGATTAATTTATATTTTCATACCAGTGATCCAGCAAAAAGAAAAATGTTGGATTGGTTTCGTTGTCAAAAAATAGAAACACAAACCAGAAATATTATGCAAAAACGCTTAACAAAATTAGAAATTAGACATTTATTTTTGCTGTCTGATAATGGTAGTGATGATTTAATTGCAACACGTTCAAAGACTGCTCGAGAATATACTTTCGATAATAGTTTAACCTTTGATCAATTAGTTACTATCGTGTATAAGCATCCTAAAATCATGAAAAATCCAATTGCTTTTAATGAGAATAATTTAATTTCTGGATTTAATCTTGAAGATATCGGTGTTTTCATACCACGAATACAGCGTAAACGTGAGCGCTTGTCACTGTTTAGTAAATTATATACCGTGGAGTTTGGTTAA
- a CDS encoding CopY/TcrY family copper transport repressor, whose protein sequence is MTPSEWEVMRIIWTKRSVSSLDVIEVMQRKRDWSESTIKTLLGRLTKKNILATTKEGRHFNYRPTVPETAAMDETVTELFQHLCDMKKGAVIINLLAKLNLSKGDIERMQAQLDKKLKDAPSTINCNCLYSGKNDCYMTD, encoded by the coding sequence ATGACACCTTCTGAATGGGAGGTGATGCGCATCATTTGGACTAAGAGAAGTGTAAGCAGCCTTGATGTTATTGAAGTGATGCAGCGAAAACGTGATTGGTCGGAATCTACAATCAAAACTTTACTTGGTCGGTTGACTAAAAAAAATATTTTGGCAACAACTAAAGAAGGTCGTCATTTTAATTATCGACCTACCGTGCCAGAAACAGCCGCAATGGACGAAACTGTGACGGAATTATTTCAACATCTCTGTGATATGAAAAAAGGAGCCGTCATCATTAATCTGTTAGCTAAGTTAAATCTTAGTAAAGGTGATATTGAGCGTATGCAGGCTCAGCTTGATAAAAAACTAAAGGATGCGCCTAGCACAATTAACTGCAACTGTTTGTATAGTGGAAAAAATGATTGTTATATGACTGATTGA
- a CDS encoding cupredoxin domain-containing protein, with the protein MDKILVTIIAGLLVGFIVWWFFGKHVTKEVAADVTGNEQDVSVVVNGGYTPSTVVLKRGIPAQITFNRKDPSSCLEQVVFEDFGINDFLPQNKDHAIDIDTSKPGEYNYACGMNMFHGKVIVK; encoded by the coding sequence ATGGATAAAATTTTGGTAACAATAATAGCCGGTCTATTAGTTGGGTTTATTGTCTGGTGGTTCTTCGGCAAACATGTGACTAAGGAGGTTGCAGCTGATGTAACAGGTAATGAACAAGATGTTAGTGTGGTTGTTAATGGCGGTTATACACCTAGTACTGTGGTTTTGAAACGTGGTATTCCCGCCCAAATTACGTTTAACCGTAAAGATCCCTCAAGCTGTTTAGAACAAGTTGTTTTCGAAGACTTCGGCATCAATGATTTTTTGCCACAGAATAAGGATCATGCAATCGACATTGATACAAGTAAACCTGGTGAATACAACTATGCTTGTGGAATGAATATGTTTCATGGAAAAGTGATCGTTAAATAG
- a CDS encoding cupredoxin domain-containing protein, with amino-acid sequence MAEKKQSIVVVVDGGYHPDTVKLTKGIPAEIIFKRISDKGCVDTIVFPKFGIKRFLPINEQQIFSINTDKAGEYQFHCGMDMVYGKVVIK; translated from the coding sequence ATGGCAGAAAAGAAACAAAGTATTGTGGTGGTTGTTGATGGTGGCTATCATCCAGATACAGTGAAACTAACTAAAGGAATTCCCGCGGAAATTATTTTTAAGCGGATCAGTGATAAGGGATGTGTAGATACGATTGTATTTCCAAAATTTGGTATTAAGCGTTTCTTACCAATAAACGAACAACAAATTTTCTCGATCAATACAGATAAGGCCGGTGAATATCAATTTCATTGTGGGATGGACATGGTTTATGGAAAGGTGGTTATTAAATGA